A single region of the Idiomarinaceae bacterium HL-53 genome encodes:
- a CDS encoding 2-oxoisovalerate dehydrogenase E1 component, whose translation MTLYERLSGVLFNTPLPEPTYAPQLAGLGLSEQQLMDMVESQIISRLLDLHSRELQAEGESFYTIGSAGHEGNAAVAAALRYNDMAFLHYRSGAFFVERQRKQFGATPIHDMLLSFTASAEDPISRGRHKVLGSHNLFVPPQTSTIGSHLPKAMGMAYSIDLSRRMNHVGKVPNDSVVVCSFGDASANHSTTQGAINAACWAAFQSVPVPVIMLCEDNGIGISTATPKRWIEMNFKSRAGLHYISCDGRNVLDVYRATQEAERIARKLRKPVFLHMQCVRLYGHAGSDAEMTYLTKEQIAYNEAQDPLRTSFALLNHYGLATQAQLHSLFEKTYKRIVAVGQYVKQRPKLLNSEEVMADIAPSHTSVATPPIAKGPAREQLFGHEKHNLGKPQTLNKLINWALHDLMYQYPQIIMMGEDIGKKGGVYGVTNRLIQRYGPNRVINTLLDEQSILGLAIGSAHNGFLPIPEIQFLAYVHNAEDQIRGEAATLQFFSSGQYSNPMVIRIAGLAYQKGFGGHFHNDNSIAVFRDLPGVVLACPSNGESAAKLIRECVRLAHEQKRVVIFLEPIALYNTKDLHSAGDNEWVFDYPEPEQKIGFGEVTTRGKGTDLAIVSYANGFYLSCQAQKKLSELGVEIEVIDLNWLHPLPLDSLAKALAKHQRILILDECRKSGSPSEALMTFMRENNELNSKIVARITAEDSFIPLAKAAYHVLPSVSQIVSKVQELMEIHHDKH comes from the coding sequence ATGACACTTTATGAACGCTTGAGCGGTGTGTTGTTCAATACACCGCTTCCTGAGCCTACTTATGCCCCTCAGCTGGCAGGCCTCGGTTTGTCCGAACAGCAATTAATGGACATGGTCGAAAGCCAAATAATCAGCCGCTTGCTCGACCTTCATAGTAGAGAGTTGCAGGCAGAGGGGGAGAGTTTCTACACGATTGGATCTGCCGGTCATGAGGGGAATGCCGCGGTTGCTGCAGCGCTTCGTTATAACGATATGGCATTTCTTCACTATCGCTCAGGCGCGTTCTTTGTTGAACGGCAGCGCAAGCAATTTGGGGCGACCCCGATTCATGACATGTTGTTGAGCTTCACGGCGAGCGCAGAAGATCCCATATCGAGAGGGCGTCATAAAGTCTTAGGTAGTCACAATTTATTCGTGCCACCGCAAACTTCAACCATTGGCTCGCATTTACCTAAAGCAATGGGAATGGCTTATAGCATCGATTTATCCAGACGAATGAATCATGTTGGAAAAGTACCAAACGATAGTGTGGTGGTATGTAGTTTCGGTGATGCGTCAGCGAACCACAGTACGACTCAAGGCGCTATTAACGCTGCTTGTTGGGCTGCCTTTCAGAGTGTTCCGGTACCCGTGATCATGCTATGCGAAGATAACGGAATTGGCATTAGCACTGCAACGCCTAAACGCTGGATTGAAATGAATTTCAAGTCGCGTGCAGGTTTGCATTATATTTCCTGCGATGGTCGGAATGTTCTAGACGTGTACCGTGCAACTCAGGAAGCCGAGCGGATAGCGCGTAAGTTGAGAAAGCCGGTATTTCTGCATATGCAATGTGTGCGTCTATACGGCCATGCAGGCTCTGACGCTGAAATGACCTATCTGACTAAAGAGCAAATTGCATACAATGAGGCGCAAGACCCGTTGCGAACCAGTTTCGCGCTTCTCAATCACTATGGCTTAGCAACGCAAGCCCAGCTGCATTCTTTATTTGAGAAAACCTACAAGCGAATCGTTGCCGTAGGTCAGTACGTGAAACAACGCCCTAAACTACTCAACTCTGAAGAGGTCATGGCGGATATTGCGCCTTCTCATACAAGCGTCGCCACACCTCCGATTGCGAAGGGGCCGGCTCGAGAGCAGCTGTTTGGGCACGAGAAACATAATTTAGGCAAACCCCAAACCTTGAATAAGCTCATTAATTGGGCTCTTCACGATTTAATGTATCAGTATCCGCAAATCATTATGATGGGCGAAGATATTGGCAAAAAGGGCGGTGTTTATGGGGTTACCAATCGTCTTATTCAGCGTTATGGGCCGAATCGAGTTATTAACACGCTGCTCGATGAGCAGAGTATTTTAGGACTCGCCATTGGCAGTGCTCACAATGGTTTTCTGCCGATACCCGAAATTCAGTTTTTGGCTTATGTGCATAATGCGGAAGACCAAATTCGTGGTGAGGCCGCTACGTTGCAGTTTTTTAGCTCAGGTCAGTATAGTAACCCAATGGTGATCCGAATTGCTGGCCTTGCCTATCAAAAAGGGTTTGGTGGACACTTCCACAACGATAATAGTATTGCCGTATTTAGAGATTTACCCGGCGTTGTTCTTGCCTGCCCGTCTAATGGAGAGAGTGCTGCGAAACTTATCAGAGAATGCGTTCGACTCGCTCATGAACAAAAACGCGTCGTCATTTTTCTTGAACCCATAGCCCTTTACAACACCAAAGATTTGCACAGCGCCGGCGATAATGAGTGGGTCTTTGACTATCCGGAACCGGAGCAAAAAATAGGCTTCGGTGAGGTGACGACGCGTGGCAAAGGAACCGACTTAGCGATCGTGAGCTATGCCAACGGTTTTTACTTGAGCTGCCAAGCGCAAAAGAAATTGAGTGAGTTGGGTGTTGAGATTGAAGTAATCGACTTAAATTGGTTACATCCCTTGCCCCTCGATTCGCTCGCAAAAGCACTTGCAAAGCATCAACGTATTCTCATTCTCGATGAGTGTAGAAAGTCGGGTTCACCCTCCGAAGCCCTGATGACGTTTATGAGAGAAAATAACGAACTGAATTCAAAAATCGTGGCGAGAATTACAGCTGAAGACAGCTTTATTCCGCTTGCGAAAGCGGCTTACCACGTGTTGCCAAGTGTTTCGCAAATTGTGTCAAAAGTGCAGGAACTCATGGAGATACACCATGACAAACACTAA
- a CDS encoding glutaryl-CoA dehydrogenase, with protein MSKLRPTFNWQDPFSIDSMLTDEERMIRDSAHAYCQENLMPRVLMANREEHFDRKIMNEMGEMGLLGATISETFGGAGVNNVCYGLIAREVERVDSGYRSAMSVQSSLVMYPIETFGTQAQKEKYLPKLASGEWVGCFGLTEPDAGSDPASMNTRAIQVEGGFRLTGSKMWITNSPIADVFVVWAKLDGVIRGFVLEKGMEGLSAPKIEGKFSLRASITGEIVMDNVFVPTENMFPEVTGLKGPFSCLNKARYGIAWGSLGAAEFCWHAARQYTLDRKQFGRPLAANQLIQKKLADMQTEIHLGLLGALQAGRLADEGRLAPETISLIKRNSCGKALEIARVARDMHGGNGIADEYHVIRHVMNLEAVNTYEGTHDVHALILGRAQTDIPAFGG; from the coding sequence ATGAGTAAGTTACGCCCCACCTTTAATTGGCAAGACCCGTTTTCAATCGACAGTATGCTCACTGATGAAGAGCGCATGATAAGAGATAGTGCACATGCTTACTGTCAGGAGAACTTGATGCCCAGAGTTCTGATGGCAAATAGAGAAGAGCATTTTGATCGCAAAATAATGAATGAAATGGGTGAAATGGGTCTCCTAGGTGCCACTATTTCAGAAACGTTTGGTGGTGCGGGCGTTAACAACGTGTGTTACGGCTTAATTGCACGGGAGGTAGAGCGCGTCGACAGTGGTTATCGCAGTGCTATGAGCGTGCAAAGTTCTTTGGTGATGTATCCAATTGAGACTTTTGGAACACAAGCTCAAAAAGAGAAGTATTTACCCAAATTGGCAAGTGGAGAGTGGGTCGGTTGCTTCGGTTTAACTGAGCCCGATGCCGGCTCTGACCCTGCAAGTATGAATACTCGAGCGATCCAAGTTGAGGGTGGATTCCGTTTAACCGGGAGTAAAATGTGGATTACCAACAGCCCGATTGCCGATGTATTCGTGGTGTGGGCCAAGCTTGACGGCGTGATTCGCGGCTTTGTACTAGAAAAAGGAATGGAAGGCCTCAGTGCACCGAAAATAGAGGGTAAATTTAGTTTACGTGCCTCCATTACCGGTGAAATTGTGATGGATAACGTATTTGTGCCGACGGAAAATATGTTCCCAGAAGTGACTGGGTTGAAAGGACCCTTCAGTTGCCTGAATAAAGCGCGTTATGGTATTGCATGGGGTTCCCTTGGGGCTGCCGAGTTCTGTTGGCATGCTGCGCGTCAATACACACTCGATCGAAAGCAATTCGGTCGCCCCTTAGCAGCAAATCAGCTCATTCAAAAAAAGCTGGCAGACATGCAAACGGAGATACATTTAGGACTACTCGGTGCTTTGCAAGCTGGCCGTCTCGCCGACGAGGGTAGATTAGCGCCGGAAACCATTAGCTTAATCAAACGCAATAGTTGTGGTAAAGCTTTAGAGATCGCGCGTGTAGCACGTGACATGCATGGTGGTAATGGCATCGCAGATGAATATCACGTGATTCGTCATGTGATGAATCTCGAAGCGGTGAATACCTATGAAGGTACACACGACGTGCATGCCCTCATTTTAGGCAGAGCGCAAACCGATATACCTGCATTCGGCGGGTAA